In the genome of Chloroflexota bacterium, one region contains:
- a CDS encoding GNAT family N-acetyltransferase, with protein sequence MDPIQFEVIRNALLEATEEMAASLRRSAYSVNIKTRTDFSCAFFDRELRTVAQASGQPVHLGSLAEFVPCAIRRYGPENLGPGDAILCNDPYMGGVHLNDITLMSPVFHAASGERLGYVAALAHHVDVGGGAPGSIGAFREVFQEGIIIPPVKLVQGGRIVDDVFRLVLSQIRSKRETAGDFRAQVAANNTGVRRIGLLADTYGINILQQYIDELIAYTERRAQAEIAHLPRGIFRAEGVVDTDGFSADPVRLSATVTIDESGVLFDFTGCDAQRRAPVNSTHAMTFAAGAYALKCLIDPDVPVNEGFYRQVRMIAPEGTVVNCTAPAPVVGGWETQTRLVDVIFKALAAALPERIPAGTKAMMAQVAFGGIDPRDGESGSETRSYYAYYEAIAGGYGARLTKDGADAVQAHGQNTENAPIEQTENNYPIRIARYELIEDSDGAGRMRGGLGLRRDYEFPGHDVSFTILSDRDRWGPHGLFGGSAGQTAEYILNPADTALPGRAAQRLGSKTTLQLHAGDVVSFRTCGGGGYGDPLERDPHQILRDAREEKLSIERARKVYGIEVDPAFWTTINADFAWLDPGPLVDGELELVIAERQPENPAKRYVPAYEVQMRHAGHAEAAGRINLRIGNIPGLVLYGGHIGYGVEPAHRGRHFAARAVRLLLPLARRHGMTSLMITCNPQNIASRRSCELAGAHLLEIVDLPPTTELYARGERQVCRYRIEL encoded by the coding sequence ATGGATCCAATCCAGTTTGAAGTCATCCGTAACGCACTGCTCGAAGCGACCGAGGAAATGGCCGCTTCGCTGCGGCGCAGCGCGTACTCGGTGAACATCAAGACGCGCACGGACTTCTCGTGCGCCTTCTTCGACCGCGAACTGCGTACGGTGGCGCAGGCGTCGGGCCAGCCGGTGCACCTCGGCTCGCTGGCCGAGTTCGTGCCGTGCGCCATTCGCCGCTACGGCCCGGAGAACCTCGGACCCGGCGATGCGATTCTGTGCAACGACCCGTACATGGGCGGCGTTCACCTGAACGACATCACGCTCATGTCGCCGGTCTTTCATGCCGCATCGGGCGAGCGGCTCGGCTACGTGGCGGCGCTGGCACACCACGTCGACGTCGGCGGCGGCGCGCCCGGCAGTATCGGCGCGTTCCGCGAGGTCTTCCAGGAGGGCATCATCATCCCGCCGGTCAAGCTCGTGCAGGGCGGGCGCATAGTGGACGATGTCTTCCGGCTGGTGCTGTCGCAGATCCGCTCAAAGCGCGAGACGGCCGGCGACTTCCGCGCGCAGGTGGCGGCCAACAACACCGGCGTGCGCCGCATCGGCCTGCTGGCCGACACGTACGGCATCAATATCCTGCAGCAGTACATCGACGAATTGATCGCGTACACCGAGCGCCGCGCGCAGGCCGAGATCGCGCACCTGCCGCGCGGCATCTTCCGCGCCGAGGGTGTGGTGGACACTGACGGCTTCAGCGCCGATCCGGTGCGGCTCAGCGCGACGGTCACGATCGACGAGAGCGGCGTGCTGTTCGATTTCACCGGCTGTGACGCCCAGCGGCGCGCGCCGGTCAACTCCACGCACGCGATGACGTTCGCCGCCGGCGCCTACGCGCTCAAATGCCTGATCGACCCCGACGTGCCGGTCAACGAGGGCTTCTACCGCCAGGTGCGCATGATCGCGCCGGAAGGGACGGTCGTCAACTGCACCGCGCCCGCGCCGGTTGTCGGCGGCTGGGAGACGCAGACGCGGCTGGTGGATGTGATCTTCAAGGCGCTGGCGGCCGCGCTGCCGGAGCGCATCCCGGCCGGCACCAAGGCGATGATGGCGCAGGTCGCCTTCGGCGGCATCGACCCGCGCGACGGCGAGAGCGGGTCAGAGACCCGTTCCTACTACGCCTACTACGAGGCGATCGCGGGCGGCTACGGCGCGCGCCTGACAAAAGACGGCGCCGACGCCGTGCAGGCGCACGGCCAGAACACCGAGAACGCGCCGATTGAGCAGACCGAGAACAACTACCCGATCCGCATCGCACGCTATGAGTTGATCGAGGACTCCGACGGCGCGGGGCGCATGCGCGGCGGGCTGGGCCTGCGGCGCGACTACGAGTTCCCCGGCCACGACGTCTCGTTCACGATCCTGTCGGACCGCGACCGCTGGGGCCCGCACGGGCTGTTCGGCGGCAGCGCGGGACAAACGGCCGAGTACATCCTGAACCCGGCCGACACGGCGCTGCCCGGCCGTGCGGCGCAGCGACTCGGCTCCAAGACGACGCTCCAATTGCACGCGGGCGACGTCGTCTCGTTCCGCACCTGCGGCGGCGGCGGGTACGGCGATCCGCTCGAGCGCGACCCGCACCAGATTCTGCGCGACGCGCGCGAAGAGAAGTTGAGCATCGAGCGGGCGCGTAAGGTGTACGGCATTGAAGTGGACCCGGCGTTCTGGACGACGATCAATGCCGACTTCGCGTGGCTGGACCCGGGGCCGCTGGTGGACGGCGAGCTCGAACTTGTCATCGCCGAGCGCCAACCGGAGAACCCGGCCAAGCGCTACGTGCCGGCCTACGAGGTTCAGATGCGGCACGCTGGCCACGCTGAAGCGGCTGGGCGCATCAATCTGCGCATCGGCAACATTCCGGGACTGGTGCTGTACGGCGGGCACATCGGCTACGGCGTCGAGCCAGCGCATCGCGGGCGGCACTTCGCGGCGCGCGCGGTGCGGTTGCTGCTGCCGCTGGCGCGGCGGCACGGCATGACGTCGCTGATGATCACCTGCAACCCACAGAACATCGCGTCGCGCCGCAGTTGCGAACTGGCCGGCGCGCACCTGCTGGAAATCGTGGACCTGCCGCCGACGACGGAACTGTATGCGCGCGGCGAGCGGCAAGTCTGCCGCTACCGGATCGAATTGTAA